One Halioglobus japonicus DNA segment encodes these proteins:
- the glnD gene encoding [protein-PII] uridylyltransferase has protein sequence MLGQLWEQNIGADSEHCLVAVGGYGRGELHPCSDIDILLLLDENAGDAEAKLEGFLTLLWDIGLDIGHSVRTVAQCIENAAGDITILTNLMEARVIRGPQRLMEEVQQGTSTEKMWPSPAFFRAKVEEQRNRHTKFADTEYNLEPNVKSSPGGLRDMQIIGWIAERHFGVESLDRLTAAEFLEPVEAQILRDGRDFMWRVRYALHMITGREEDRLLFDHQRELAQMWGFEDGEKLAVEQFMQVYYRWAQALGMLNEVLIQNFDQDILTAEGDHNILELNGRFQMRNGYIEARNDNVFSIDPSAILEVFLLSARNDAINGIAAPTIRQLRRSLDLIDDSFRASEINQKMFMDLLRSPYKLTRQLKRMVRYGVMGRYIPEFGQIIGQMQHDLFHTYTVDAHTLEVIENMRRFQIPEFAERFPVTSRVTARLPKIELLYLAGLFHDIGKGRGGDHSELGAVDAQAFCELHKLSKRDTNLVVWLVENHLTMSAVSQRRDISDPDVIQQFARHVGDQHRLDYLFALTVADINGTNPTLWNAWRGSLLRQLYTETKRALRRGLENPIDKQVWVDETRDAAIDTLEYRGFTIEEIEDVWKERGEDYFLREKAEDIAWHTEAIAGHHDKSKPLVLARSSLDSNVANTTQIFIHARSSAALFSRICAQLEQLDLSIHDARIYNANDGMTLDTFFVLGSDGQAIAEDQARINDIREALSHALSQDASAQVVNRRTPRAKKSFSIPTETSMSVDEVKNYSVLEIATPDRPGLLARIGKIFVDFDIDLQAAKIQTLGERVEDVFFITDADQQPITDPERCEALQRAIREELNETA, from the coding sequence TTGCTGGGCCAGCTGTGGGAGCAAAACATCGGCGCGGACAGCGAGCACTGTCTGGTGGCTGTGGGCGGCTACGGGCGCGGCGAACTTCACCCCTGCTCTGACATCGACATTCTGTTACTGCTGGATGAGAACGCTGGCGACGCTGAGGCAAAGCTGGAGGGTTTCCTGACCCTGCTGTGGGACATCGGCCTGGACATCGGTCACAGCGTGCGCACGGTAGCGCAGTGTATTGAGAATGCCGCCGGCGATATCACCATCCTCACCAACCTGATGGAGGCAAGGGTGATTCGCGGGCCTCAGCGGCTGATGGAGGAAGTCCAACAGGGCACCTCAACCGAGAAGATGTGGCCAAGCCCGGCATTCTTCCGCGCCAAGGTCGAAGAGCAACGCAATCGCCACACCAAGTTTGCCGACACCGAATACAACCTCGAACCCAATGTGAAGTCCTCACCAGGCGGCCTCCGCGACATGCAGATTATTGGCTGGATTGCCGAGCGCCACTTTGGGGTGGAGTCGCTGGATCGCCTTACCGCCGCCGAGTTCCTCGAGCCGGTAGAGGCCCAAATCCTGCGCGATGGCCGCGATTTCATGTGGCGAGTGCGCTACGCCCTACACATGATTACCGGTCGCGAGGAAGATCGTCTGCTGTTCGACCATCAGCGCGAGCTGGCCCAGATGTGGGGTTTCGAAGATGGCGAGAAGCTCGCCGTCGAACAGTTCATGCAGGTTTACTACCGCTGGGCCCAGGCCCTGGGCATGCTCAACGAGGTTCTTATCCAGAACTTCGACCAAGACATACTCACGGCAGAAGGCGACCACAACATTCTCGAGCTGAACGGCCGCTTCCAGATGCGCAACGGTTATATCGAGGCGCGCAACGACAACGTGTTCTCGATCGACCCCTCGGCGATACTCGAGGTGTTCCTGCTCAGCGCACGCAACGATGCGATAAACGGTATTGCCGCGCCCACGATCCGCCAGCTGCGCAGATCACTCGACCTCATCGACGACAGTTTCCGCGCCAGTGAAATCAACCAGAAGATGTTCATGGACCTGCTGCGCTCGCCCTACAAGCTGACCCGCCAGCTCAAACGCATGGTTCGCTACGGCGTTATGGGGCGCTATATTCCCGAATTCGGCCAGATTATCGGCCAGATGCAGCACGACCTGTTCCACACCTACACCGTGGATGCACATACCCTGGAAGTGATTGAAAACATGCGTCGCTTCCAGATTCCCGAGTTCGCCGAGCGCTTCCCCGTGACCAGCCGGGTGACCGCGCGTCTGCCCAAGATCGAACTGCTATACCTCGCAGGCCTGTTCCACGACATCGGCAAGGGCCGCGGCGGCGACCATTCAGAACTCGGCGCGGTAGACGCCCAGGCGTTCTGCGAACTGCACAAACTGAGCAAGCGCGACACCAACCTGGTCGTATGGCTGGTGGAAAACCACCTGACCATGTCTGCCGTCTCCCAGCGTCGCGACATTTCCGATCCCGACGTCATCCAGCAGTTCGCTAGGCATGTGGGCGACCAGCATCGCCTGGACTACCTGTTTGCTCTGACAGTAGCCGACATTAATGGCACCAACCCAACTCTCTGGAACGCCTGGCGCGGCAGCCTGCTCCGTCAGCTGTACACCGAGACCAAGCGTGCCCTGCGGCGCGGCCTGGAAAATCCCATCGACAAGCAGGTGTGGGTTGACGAAACCCGCGACGCAGCCATCGACACACTCGAGTACCGCGGCTTCACCATCGAGGAAATTGAAGACGTGTGGAAAGAGCGCGGCGAAGACTACTTCCTGCGCGAGAAAGCCGAGGACATTGCCTGGCACACCGAAGCCATTGCCGGTCACCATGACAAAAGCAAGCCGCTGGTGCTGGCCCGCAGCAGTCTCGATTCCAATGTCGCCAATACCACCCAGATCTTTATTCACGCCCGCTCTTCCGCTGCCCTGTTTTCGCGTATTTGTGCTCAGCTGGAACAGCTGGATCTGTCGATTCACGATGCGCGCATTTACAACGCCAACGACGGCATGACACTGGACACGTTCTTCGTGCTCGGATCTGACGGCCAGGCGATCGCCGAGGACCAGGCGCGAATCAACGACATCCGCGAAGCTCTCTCCCACGCCCTGAGCCAGGACGCGAGCGCCCAGGTAGTGAATCGCCGCACGCCGCGGGCCAAGAAATCATTCTCCATCCCCACCGAAACCAGCATGTCCGTGGATGAGGTAAAAAATTACTCGGTACTGGAGATTGCCACCCCCGATCGCCCCGGCCTACTCGCTCGTATTGGTAAGATTTTTGTCGACTTCGACATCGATTTACAGGCCGCCAAGATTCAAACCCTCGGTGAACGGGTAGAAGACGTGTTCTTTATTACTGACGCTGACCAGCAGCCCATTACCGACCCGGAGCGCTGTGAGGCATTACAGCGGGCCATTCGAGAAGAGCTGAACGAAACAGCCTGA
- the map gene encoding type I methionyl aminopeptidase has product MAVSIKTADELEKMRAAGALAAEVLEMIQPHVQVGVTTGDLDRICHDYIIAAGAIPAPLNYHGFPKSICTSVNDVVCHGIPSDNKKLKNGDIVNIDVTVIKDEYHGDTSIMVEVGDVAPHATRLIQITQECLYKALDIVRPGTTLGDIGAIIQAHAEKNYYSVVREYCGHGIGKVFHEDPQVLHYGRKGAGLTLEEGMTFTIEPMVNAGKRHTRLNQKDGWTVTTKDGRLSAQWEHTIGVTADGCEIFTRRSNETF; this is encoded by the coding sequence ATGGCAGTAAGTATCAAGACTGCGGACGAGCTGGAAAAGATGCGCGCCGCCGGCGCCCTGGCCGCCGAAGTACTGGAGATGATCCAACCCCACGTACAAGTGGGCGTCACCACCGGTGACCTGGATCGCATCTGTCACGACTATATTATCGCCGCAGGAGCGATACCAGCGCCCCTGAATTACCACGGCTTCCCGAAGTCGATCTGCACGTCGGTGAATGACGTGGTGTGTCACGGCATTCCGTCGGACAACAAGAAGCTCAAGAACGGCGATATCGTTAACATCGATGTCACCGTGATTAAAGATGAGTACCACGGCGACACCAGTATTATGGTGGAAGTCGGCGACGTCGCTCCCCATGCAACCCGCCTGATCCAGATTACTCAGGAATGCCTGTACAAAGCTCTGGATATTGTCCGCCCCGGCACCACACTGGGCGATATCGGCGCCATCATCCAGGCCCACGCTGAGAAAAACTATTACTCAGTGGTGCGCGAGTACTGCGGCCACGGCATCGGCAAGGTATTCCACGAAGATCCACAGGTACTGCATTATGGCCGCAAAGGTGCTGGCCTCACGCTCGAAGAAGGCATGACCTTTACCATAGAGCCCATGGTTAACGCAGGTAAACGTCACACTCGCCTGAACCAGAAAGATGGCTGGACCGTAACCACCAAGGACGGCCGCCTGTCGGCACAGTGGGAACACACCATTGGCGTCACCGCAGACGGCTGCGAAATCTTTACCCGTCGCAGTAACGAGACTTTCTAA
- the rpsB gene encoding 30S ribosomal protein S2: MSQVSMRDLLQAGAHFGHQTRYWNPKMDQYIFGARNKIHIINLEHTVPAFNEALNLVKGLAGNKNKILFVGTKRAAGKIIKEQAERAGQPYVSHRWLGGMLTNYKTIRASIKRLRDLEAQQADGTFDRLTKKEALMRTRDMEKLERSIGGIKEMGGLPDALFVVDVDHERIAITEANKLGIPVIGIVDTNSNPDGVDYVIPGNDDAIRAIKLYVTAVADACLAGKAESGEAIPTKDEFVEEAAAEEAAE; this comes from the coding sequence ATGTCGCAAGTAAGCATGCGCGACCTGCTGCAGGCAGGCGCCCACTTCGGTCACCAGACCCGCTACTGGAACCCCAAAATGGACCAGTACATCTTCGGTGCCCGCAACAAGATCCACATCATCAACCTCGAGCACACCGTTCCTGCGTTCAACGAAGCGTTGAACCTGGTGAAAGGCCTCGCGGGTAACAAGAATAAGATTCTGTTCGTTGGCACCAAGCGCGCCGCCGGCAAAATCATCAAAGAGCAGGCGGAACGCGCCGGCCAGCCCTACGTCAGCCACCGCTGGCTGGGCGGCATGCTCACCAACTACAAAACCATTCGCGCGTCCATCAAGCGTCTGCGTGACCTGGAAGCCCAGCAGGCCGACGGCACTTTCGATCGCCTGACCAAGAAAGAAGCCCTGATGCGCACCCGCGACATGGAGAAGCTTGAGCGCTCCATCGGTGGTATCAAGGAAATGGGCGGTCTGCCCGACGCGCTGTTTGTCGTTGACGTTGATCACGAGCGCATCGCGATCACTGAAGCCAACAAGCTGGGTATCCCCGTGATCGGCATCGTCGACACCAACTCCAACCCTGACGGTGTTGACTACGTTATCCCCGGTAACGACGACGCGATCCGTGCGATCAAGCTGTACGTCACTGCCGTGGCTGATGCGTGCCTGGCTGGCAAGGCTGAATCTGGCGAAGCGATTCCTACCAAGGATGAGTTCGTCGAAGAAGCCGCTGCTGAAGAAGCCGCCGAGTAA
- the tsf gene encoding translation elongation factor Ts — translation MSAKLVKELRDRTGLGLLECKKALAAADGDVDKAIEELRKSSGMKAAKKAGRTAADGVVVTRLAEDGSYGMLVEVNSETDFVARDDNFLAFVNSVADAAFAAKQTDVAALMDGDLEAAREALVQKIGENIGVRRIELVNADAGVVGAYVHGNNRIAVLVELKGGDQDLAKDVAMHVAAVNPQVVSPADMPEEVVAKEKEIYTAQAAESGKPAEIIEKMIGGRVKKFLAENSLLEQAFVKDPDVTVGKLVSAAGAEVASFVRFEVGEGIEVEKVDFADEVAAQLNG, via the coding sequence ATGTCAGCAAAACTGGTTAAAGAACTGCGTGATCGTACAGGCCTGGGCCTGCTCGAGTGCAAGAAGGCACTGGCCGCTGCCGACGGCGACGTCGACAAGGCAATTGAAGAACTGCGTAAGTCCAGCGGCATGAAAGCTGCCAAGAAAGCTGGCCGCACCGCCGCCGACGGCGTTGTTGTGACTCGTCTGGCTGAAGACGGCAGCTACGGCATGCTGGTTGAAGTTAACTCTGAAACCGACTTCGTTGCTCGCGACGATAACTTCCTGGCTTTCGTAAACAGCGTTGCCGATGCGGCTTTCGCTGCCAAGCAGACTGACGTTGCCGCCCTGATGGACGGCGACCTGGAAGCAGCACGTGAAGCGCTGGTACAGAAAATCGGTGAGAACATCGGTGTACGCCGCATTGAGCTGGTTAACGCTGACGCCGGTGTAGTTGGTGCCTACGTACACGGCAACAACCGCATCGCGGTACTGGTTGAGCTCAAGGGCGGCGACCAGGATCTGGCCAAAGATGTGGCTATGCACGTTGCAGCGGTTAACCCCCAGGTTGTATCCCCCGCGGATATGCCCGAAGAGGTTGTCGCCAAGGAGAAGGAAATCTACACCGCACAGGCCGCTGAATCCGGCAAGCCCGCCGAGATTATCGAGAAGATGATTGGCGGTCGTGTGAAGAAGTTCCTGGCCGAGAACTCTCTGCTGGAGCAGGCGTTCGTTAAAGATCCCGACGTAACCGTTGGCAAGCTGGTTTCTGCCGCTGGCGCAGAAGTGGCTTCATTTGTCCGCTTCGAAGTGGGCGAAGGCATTGAAGTCGAGAAAGTTGACTTCGCTGATGAGGTTGCGGCCCAGCTCAACGGCTAA
- a CDS encoding aminotransferase class I/II-fold pyridoxal phosphate-dependent enzyme, with protein sequence MHIEQMSADQLRAQLDTLEAQYRALAERQLSLDLTRGKPGTEQVSLSDALDGILEGDYRASNGTDVRNYGGLDGLPEAKALFSKVMGVPESDIVIGGNSSLTLMYSVIDFALNVGLRGAESAWGNSDELKFLCPVPGYDRHFAICEHLGIEMIPVAMDANGPDMDEVERLVSSDPAIKGIWCVPRFSNPTGCVYSEETVERLARLGTIASDDFIVMYDNAYAVHTIDADAPELANIRDYSVKHGTESSVFQFGSTSKVTFAGAGVAFLSSSPANLAAFKQHLGFQSIGPDKVNQLRHVKLLQSPAGIAAHMEKHAALLRPRFAAVLATLENELGDTGMGEWLSPQGGYFISFNTRPGLAQTVVKLAADIGVALTPAGATYPYGNDPEDSNIRLAPSYPSLKDVQATAEAFVICVKLASIRQALA encoded by the coding sequence GTGCATATCGAGCAAATGTCGGCCGACCAATTACGCGCCCAACTCGACACCCTGGAAGCACAGTACCGGGCCCTGGCAGAGCGCCAGTTATCACTGGACCTGACCCGTGGCAAACCCGGCACCGAGCAGGTGTCACTGTCCGACGCCCTCGACGGTATTCTCGAAGGCGACTATCGCGCCAGCAACGGCACCGACGTGCGCAACTATGGCGGCCTCGATGGCCTGCCAGAGGCCAAGGCATTGTTCAGCAAGGTGATGGGTGTGCCTGAGTCAGACATTGTGATCGGCGGTAACTCGTCACTGACCCTGATGTACAGCGTGATCGACTTCGCCCTCAATGTCGGCCTGCGCGGTGCTGAATCGGCCTGGGGGAACTCTGATGAACTGAAATTCCTGTGCCCGGTGCCCGGCTACGATCGTCACTTCGCCATCTGCGAACATCTCGGCATTGAAATGATCCCGGTGGCGATGGATGCAAACGGCCCGGATATGGACGAAGTCGAACGCCTGGTTAGCTCCGATCCTGCCATTAAAGGCATCTGGTGCGTGCCGCGCTTCTCCAACCCCACTGGCTGTGTATACAGCGAAGAGACAGTGGAGCGCCTGGCCAGGCTGGGCACTATCGCCAGCGATGACTTTATCGTGATGTATGACAACGCTTACGCAGTGCACACCATCGACGCGGATGCCCCCGAGCTTGCCAATATCAGGGACTACAGCGTCAAGCATGGCACTGAGTCGAGCGTGTTCCAGTTCGGGTCTACCTCCAAGGTCACCTTTGCCGGCGCGGGCGTAGCCTTCCTGTCCAGTAGTCCGGCCAACCTCGCGGCCTTCAAGCAACACCTGGGGTTTCAGAGCATCGGTCCGGACAAGGTCAACCAGCTGCGCCACGTTAAACTGTTGCAGTCACCGGCCGGCATCGCGGCCCATATGGAAAAGCACGCCGCACTACTGCGGCCTAGATTCGCCGCCGTACTGGCAACGCTGGAAAATGAACTGGGCGACACAGGCATGGGCGAGTGGCTGTCGCCACAGGGCGGTTACTTTATTTCCTTCAATACCCGTCCGGGACTGGCCCAAACCGTGGTGAAACTTGCGGCGGATATTGGCGTGGCGCTCACCCCTGCCGGTGCCACCTACCCCTACGGAAACGACCCCGAGGACAGCAATATCCGCCTGGCGCCCAGCTACCCCTCACTGAAGGACGTGCAGGCAACGGCGGAGGCCTTTGTGATCTGCGTGAAACTCGCCAGCATTCGTCAGGCGCTGGCCTGA
- the lon gene encoding endopeptidase La: protein MNEHEEALEPEVLEPEQAAGAPAVADDVLPDTLYLMPVPNRPFFPGQVQPVGMNPQEWATTLKAVADSGTRLIGLSYVPPGENGEIDIRRFPEIGCAVRLHRPPGGADQPGQFMAQGLRRFRIVRWLNDKPPFLVQVEYPRSQGEKDSDEIKAYAMALIKAIKELLPLNPLYSEELKQYLSNFSPNQPSLLADFSAALTTASGEQLQEILDTLPLRSRMEKVLTLLRKEREVAELQGQITSQVNDKVSDQQREFFLREQLKIIQKELGISKDDRTSDADMFEERIAGLELPEVVAKRIDDELQKLSVLETGSPEYGVTRNYLDWATSVPWGVHSEDNLDLKHARGVLAEHHDGLEDVKERILEFLAVGSFKGEIAGSIMLLVGPPGVGKTSIGRSVADALGREFYRFSLGGMRDEAEIKGHRRTYVGAMPGKFVQALKEVKVSNPVIMLDEIDKIGASYQGDPASALLEVLDPEQNSEFLDHYLDLRVDLSKVLFICTANQLDTIPGPLLDRMEVTRLSGYVAEEKLAIARNHLWPRQLERHGLGEDQLKINDAGLKYVIDSYCREAGVRNLEKQLSRIMRKSIVRMLDTGEEKLRVGKKDIDDLLGKPHFMPDKPVRGLGVATGLAWTAMGGATLAIESSQIHTLNRGFKLTGRLGETMRESAEIAYSYVIAHLKDYGCDRDFFDMSMVHLHVPEGATPKDGPSAGITMATALVSLARKERIKRPLAMTGELTLTGQVLPVGGIREKVIAARRSKIMELILPHANRRDFEELPEYLREGINVHFARNYREVFEFVFHEHRKDKSLH from the coding sequence ATGAACGAGCACGAAGAAGCGCTGGAACCCGAAGTACTGGAACCGGAACAGGCCGCCGGTGCACCGGCGGTAGCCGACGACGTGCTCCCGGATACCCTGTACCTGATGCCGGTGCCGAATCGTCCGTTTTTTCCTGGGCAGGTGCAGCCGGTTGGCATGAACCCGCAGGAGTGGGCGACCACGCTTAAAGCGGTGGCCGATTCCGGCACGCGTTTGATCGGGCTGTCCTATGTGCCGCCGGGCGAGAACGGCGAGATTGATATTCGTCGTTTCCCGGAAATCGGCTGCGCGGTGCGCCTGCATCGTCCCCCGGGTGGGGCGGACCAGCCCGGCCAGTTTATGGCCCAGGGCCTGCGGCGTTTTCGAATTGTTCGCTGGTTGAATGACAAGCCGCCCTTCCTGGTGCAGGTAGAGTATCCACGCAGCCAGGGTGAAAAAGACTCGGACGAGATCAAGGCCTACGCCATGGCGTTGATCAAGGCCATTAAGGAACTGCTGCCTCTCAACCCCTTGTACAGCGAGGAATTGAAGCAGTACCTGTCCAACTTCAGCCCCAACCAGCCCAGCTTGCTGGCCGATTTCTCGGCTGCCCTGACCACGGCTTCGGGCGAGCAGCTCCAGGAAATATTGGATACCTTGCCATTGCGGTCACGCATGGAGAAGGTCCTCACGCTGTTGCGCAAGGAGCGCGAGGTAGCGGAGTTGCAGGGGCAGATCACCAGTCAGGTAAATGACAAGGTCAGCGATCAGCAGCGGGAGTTCTTTCTGCGTGAGCAGTTAAAGATCATCCAGAAAGAGCTGGGTATCTCGAAGGACGATCGCACCTCCGATGCCGACATGTTTGAGGAGCGTATTGCCGGGCTGGAGCTGCCTGAGGTGGTGGCAAAGCGTATCGATGACGAGCTGCAAAAGCTCTCGGTGCTGGAGACCGGTTCACCCGAGTACGGCGTGACGCGCAATTACCTGGACTGGGCCACTTCCGTGCCCTGGGGTGTGCACTCCGAGGACAATCTCGATCTCAAACACGCCCGCGGTGTGCTGGCGGAGCATCACGATGGCCTGGAAGATGTAAAAGAGCGCATTCTCGAATTCTTGGCGGTAGGCTCATTCAAGGGTGAAATCGCCGGCTCCATCATGTTGCTGGTCGGGCCACCCGGAGTAGGCAAGACCAGTATCGGCCGCTCTGTGGCAGATGCCTTGGGGCGCGAGTTTTATCGTTTCAGTCTGGGCGGCATGCGTGACGAGGCCGAGATTAAAGGCCACCGGCGCACCTATGTCGGCGCCATGCCCGGTAAATTCGTGCAGGCCCTGAAAGAGGTGAAGGTATCTAACCCCGTTATCATGCTCGATGAGATCGACAAGATCGGGGCTTCCTATCAGGGTGATCCGGCGTCGGCTTTGCTTGAGGTGCTGGACCCGGAGCAAAACAGCGAGTTTCTCGATCACTACCTCGACCTGCGGGTGGATCTGTCCAAGGTGTTGTTTATATGTACGGCAAATCAGCTGGATACTATCCCCGGGCCTTTGCTCGACCGGATGGAGGTGACCCGCCTGTCCGGTTATGTGGCCGAAGAAAAGCTGGCAATTGCGCGCAACCATCTGTGGCCGCGGCAGTTGGAGCGTCACGGACTGGGCGAGGATCAGCTCAAGATCAACGATGCCGGGCTCAAGTATGTGATTGATTCCTACTGTCGCGAGGCCGGCGTGCGCAACTTGGAAAAGCAGCTGTCACGGATTATGCGCAAGTCGATTGTGCGCATGCTCGACACGGGCGAGGAAAAGCTGCGGGTTGGCAAAAAGGATATCGACGACCTGTTGGGCAAGCCGCATTTCATGCCGGACAAGCCTGTGCGAGGCCTTGGTGTTGCCACAGGCCTGGCCTGGACCGCCATGGGCGGCGCGACCCTGGCCATTGAGTCATCGCAAATCCATACCTTGAACCGCGGCTTCAAATTAACCGGGCGTCTGGGCGAGACCATGCGTGAATCCGCGGAAATCGCCTACAGCTATGTGATTGCCCATTTGAAAGACTATGGTTGCGATCGCGACTTCTTTGATATGTCGATGGTGCATCTGCATGTCCCGGAGGGGGCCACGCCCAAGGATGGTCCCAGTGCCGGCATTACGATGGCGACGGCGCTGGTCTCATTGGCCCGCAAGGAGCGTATCAAGCGCCCTCTGGCCATGACAGGCGAGCTGACGTTGACCGGCCAGGTGCTGCCCGTTGGGGGGATTCGTGAAAAGGTGATCGCCGCCCGACGCAGCAAAATCATGGAGTTGATTCTACCCCATGCCAACCGGCGCGATTTTGAGGAGCTGCCCGAGTACCTGCGTGAAGGTATCAATGTGCACTTTGCGCGCAATTATCGCGAGGTGTTTGAGTTCGTGTTCCATGAGCACCGCAAGGATAAGTCGCTGCATTGA
- a CDS encoding TM2 domain-containing protein yields MGYLLWIFGFIGAHRFYYGRQISGVIWFFTLGLFFIGWIIDLLLIPGMSRDADRRFVPGPKDYDLTWILLTFLGIFGIHRMYMGKWITGVIYLCTGGFFLLGVLWDFLTLNEQLSDANNQY; encoded by the coding sequence ATGGGATATTTGCTATGGATCTTCGGATTCATTGGGGCCCACAGGTTTTACTACGGCAGGCAGATATCGGGCGTTATCTGGTTTTTCACCCTGGGCCTGTTCTTTATCGGCTGGATTATCGATCTACTGCTTATCCCGGGCATGTCCCGCGATGCGGATCGCCGGTTTGTCCCCGGGCCCAAGGATTATGACCTGACCTGGATTCTGCTCACGTTCCTGGGCATCTTCGGTATCCACCGCATGTACATGGGCAAGTGGATTACCGGTGTCATCTACCTGTGCACCGGTGGCTTCTTCCTGCTCGGCGTACTGTGGGACTTCCTGACGCTCAACGAGCAACTCTCGGACGCAAACAACCAGTACTGA
- a CDS encoding YdcH family protein, with protein MSVEHRDLHHEFPELHDRIHELKMNDAHFRRLFDECHELITSIKKMEDEVTPVATRTEEEAKIRRLHLKDELYRMLTAA; from the coding sequence ATGTCTGTTGAGCACCGCGATCTGCACCACGAATTTCCTGAACTGCATGACCGCATCCACGAACTCAAGATGAATGATGCCCATTTTCGGCGCCTGTTCGATGAGTGCCACGAGCTGATTACCAGTATCAAAAAGATGGAAGATGAAGTGACCCCGGTAGCGACCCGCACCGAGGAGGAGGCCAAGATCCGGCGTTTGCACCTCAAGGATGAGCTCTACCGCATGCTCACGGCGGCCTGA
- a CDS encoding TraR/DksA family transcriptional regulator, giving the protein MANETLRAELEQRLATMQRRLASIKADVTHEYSGDSAEQAQERENDEVVDPIGNETRQSLRDIRMALDKIEAGTYGECEHCGENIAEVRLRAIPEATRCVGCAD; this is encoded by the coding sequence GTGGCGAACGAAACGCTTCGCGCCGAACTGGAGCAACGCCTGGCGACCATGCAGCGGCGCCTGGCCAGCATTAAGGCTGACGTCACGCACGAATACTCAGGTGACTCCGCGGAGCAGGCCCAGGAACGTGAGAACGACGAGGTGGTGGACCCCATTGGCAACGAAACCCGTCAATCCCTGCGCGATATCCGGATGGCGCTGGACAAGATTGAAGCTGGTACCTACGGCGAGTGCGAGCACTGCGGCGAAAACATCGCGGAGGTGCGCCTGCGGGCAATCCCTGAGGCCACGCGGTGTGTGGGTTGTGCTGACTAA
- the rpsJ gene encoding 30S ribosomal protein S10 — protein sequence MQNQRIRIRLKAFDHKLIDTSTQEIVETARRTGAQVKGPIPLPTRKEKYTVLVSPHVNKDARDQYEIRTHKRLLDIVEPTEKTVDALMKLDLAAGVEVQISLG from the coding sequence GTGCAGAATCAACGTATTCGTATCCGTCTCAAGGCTTTTGACCACAAGCTGATCGACACGTCGACTCAGGAAATTGTGGAAACTGCGCGCCGTACCGGTGCCCAGGTCAAAGGTCCTATCCCCCTTCCTACCCGGAAGGAAAAGTACACCGTGCTGGTTTCCCCGCACGTAAACAAGGACGCACGTGACCAGTACGAAATTCGTACGCACAAGCGTCTGTTGGACATCGTGGAGCCTACAGAAAAAACTGTAGACGCCCTGATGAAACTAGACCTGGCAGCAGGTGTAGAAGTACAGATCAGTCTTGGCTAA
- the rplC gene encoding 50S ribosomal protein L3, with translation MAIGLVGRKSGMTRVFTEDGASIPVTVVEVSPNRVTQIKELDTDGYRAIQVTAGSRKASKVSKSEAGHFAKAGVEAGASLSEFRLEEADEAPEVGSELTVERFEAGQIVDVTGKSKGKGFQGGVKRWNFAMQDATHGNSISHRAPGSIGQCQTPGRVFKGKKMAGHMGAEQVTTQGLEIVRVDAERNLLLIKGAVPGAPGGDVVVRPTIKA, from the coding sequence ATGGCTATTGGCTTAGTCGGCCGTAAGTCCGGTATGACTCGTGTTTTTACCGAAGACGGCGCATCCATTCCAGTAACCGTAGTGGAGGTTTCTCCAAACCGCGTTACTCAAATCAAAGAGCTCGATACCGATGGGTATCGTGCAATTCAGGTCACTGCGGGCAGCCGCAAGGCCTCTAAAGTGAGTAAATCCGAAGCGGGACACTTCGCGAAAGCGGGTGTCGAAGCAGGCGCAAGCCTGTCGGAGTTCCGTCTGGAAGAAGCAGACGAAGCGCCTGAAGTTGGCTCTGAGCTGACTGTTGAGCGTTTTGAAGCGGGCCAGATCGTGGACGTTACTGGTAAGTCCAAGGGTAAAGGTTTCCAGGGCGGTGTTAAGCGCTGGAATTTCGCCATGCAGGACGCCACGCACGGTAACTCTATTTCACACCGCGCTCCTGGTTCTATCGGTCAGTGTCAAACACCCGGCCGTGTTTTCAAGGGCAAGAAGATGGCGGGCCACATGGGTGCCGAGCAGGTAACTACCCAGGGTCTGGAAATCGTCCGTGTTGATGCCGAGCGCAATTTGCTGCTCATTAAGGGTGCCGTACCTGGTGCCCCCGGTGGTGACGTCGTAGTGCGCCCCACCATCAAGGCATAA